GGCCTGCACCGAAACGGTCTCTTCGGTCCGGCGGATGATGTCGTCCACGTCTGCCGCGCCCAGGCCGAAGTGGGGCGCCGCGGTGCGCGCCAGCGCGAGGCTCGATGCGTGCTGTCCCGGCAGGATGGCAAGCTCCTGATAGCCGGTATGGCCGCCCAGCTGCATGACGAGATCGAAGGCAGGCGCCAGGCGCCAGAGGCCGTCGCCCTGCCGCAAGGCGCCATGGTTCTTGACGTGGTCGTCGCTGTTGCCCACGGCCAGGTTGAACACCAAGCGGCGAAACAGCTCGGTCAGGTCTTCCTGCGGCCGCCCCGAAATGCGCCGCAGCAGCTGTGCCAGTTCGACATAGCTGCCGCGGCTGGATTCATAGGGCACATCGAGCAATGCCGAGGCCGACAGGTAGTGATGGCGCTGCTCGTCGTCCACGGGGCCGGTGCGGTCGAAACGCTCCACCAGCAGGGCGTGGCCGAACGCGAGGGGCTGCAGCAGGAACGCAGGCACGTCGATGCCGCAGGCGCTGGCCAGCCACAGGGTGGCCGCCTCGATCACCTCCACATCGTGGTCGTCGCCGCGTGAGGAAAACTTGGCGATGTAGCGCCGCCCTTCGTGTGCAAAGGCCGCCTTGGGGCGCGCGCCGCCCAGGCTGCCGCCGCGCAGCAGCAGATGCATGTCGGGCCCGATCTCCATGCCTTCCTCGACGCGGCGCGACGCTTCGGCAAGCTCCTCCAGCGACCAGAGCATGGAAGGCGGTTCTTCGCTTCGGATGGGCAATGCCTCGGCGAACACCATCGCACCGATGCGGTCCTCATTGGTCAGCAGCAGTGCGTCGACGTCCGACAGGGGGTTGCCGTGGCGGATCTCGAGCACCTTGCGTCCCCAGCTGTCGGGCAGGGCATCGCGCAGCGTGAGCGGCATGGCGCCACCTTCGCGGATGCGCCGCTCCGGCAATGCGAAGGCTGCGTCGCGCAGCGGCAGGTGCTCAGGGTTGAGCGGCATGGCCGGGGGATCTTCGAGGTAGCGCCGGCCATAGGCGAATTCGCCCGACTCCACGACGCCGCGGCGAACGAGCTTCATCAGGCCGGCAGGCTGCACCTCGTCGCCCGTGTGGCGCGCGAGCCCGACATAGATGCGCCGTTCGTCCCCGGCCTCGTCAGAAATCACGCTCGTCCTCCGCGATCACCCCGGCGGGCCCGCGTGCAGCAGACCTGCGGACGCGGCGCCTGGCTGCCAGGCCCACGGGTGCGGGAGCCAATGCATCGAGCGAGTCGATCTCGCCGAACAGCCACAGCGCGTGGGCCAGCAAGCCGATGCTGGTCGCTGGCTTGCCCGATTCGAGCGAGCGCAGGGTGGTGGGCGAGCACAGCAGGCGTTCGGCCATTTCCGCGATCGTCCAGCCGCGATGCACCCGGTGCGCACGAAGGCGCAGGCCGAGATTCCTCAGGGGCTCAGCGGTCTGCTGGGGCAGGGCGGAAAGGCTGTTGCTGCTTCTTGGCATCAATAAAATGGTCATTAAGTCACTTAATAACCATTATATTGACTATTTGTTATCGCCGCAAAACTAGGGCTAGCCAGGCAAGGACGGTCCCCGGCGGCCGGGCTCGAGCACCGCGAGATCGCTCTCGTCCTTGAGCCCGACGCCGGTCAGCCCCCGGCGCAAGGCCTCCCGCATCAGCCATGCCAGCTTGAACGCGGCGGCTTCGCAGGGCAGGCCTTCGGGGCGCACGTTCGAGATGCAGTTGCGCTCGGCATCGTGGCGGCCGCGCTTGGGCGAATGGGTCAGGTAGATGCCGAGGCTGTCGGGCGAGCTGAGCCCCGGGCGCTCGCCGATCAGCATCACCGAGAGCGCCGCGCCGAACAGCTCGCCGACCTCGTCGGCCAGCGCCACGCGCGCCTGGGTGGCGATGACCACGGGGGCAAAGCGCGTCTCGGGCGGCAGCTGCGGGCGCAGCGCGGCCAGCAGCGGAGCGGCATGGCGCGCCACGGCGAGCGAGGAGAGGCCGTCGCCGATGACGAGGCACACATCGCAATCGCTTTTCGCGGCGGCCCGCAGGCGCTGCGCATCGGCGGGGTCGAGCTGACGGCCGAGATCGGGGCGGCGCAGGTAGGTGGTGCGGTCTTCGGCACGGCTGCGCGCCCGCGCCACCTCCCAGTGCTGTTCGCGCAGCGTGGCTTCGAGCGCGTCGACATCGAGCGCCGCATGGATCGCATCGCGCGCCATCGCATGGGCCCAGCCGAAGCGCAGCGTTTCGTCGGTCGGCATGCCGGCGCCGGCGCGGCCCAGCGCCAGGCGCGCGGGCGTGGCCGAACGCCATTGCGCCCAGGGGTTCGGCGTGACGGGGTCGATGCTGCTGCTCATGGCGCGAGCGCGGTCAGCCCGCTCATGTCCGCCAGCAGGCGGTTGGCCGAGGGCGGCGCGAGCTGCCCGGCCGCATTGGTGATCTGCATGCGCTGCAGCCAGGCTTCGAATTCGGGCGCGCGCTTCAGGCCCAGCGTCTGGCGCAGGAACAGTGCATCGTGGAAGGAGGTGCTCTGGTAGTTGAGCATCACGTCGTCGGCGCCCGGAATGCCCATGATGAAGTTGATGCCCGCGGTGCCCAGCAGCACGAGCAGGTTGTCCATGTCGTCCTGGTCGGCCTCGGCATGGTTGGTGTAGCAGATGTCGCAGCCGATGGGCAGGCCCAGCAGCTTGCCGCAGCAGTGGTCTTCGAGCCCGGCGCGGATGATCTGCTTGCCATCGAAAAGATATTCGGGCCCGATGAAGCCGACCACCGTGTTGATCAAAAGCGGCTTATAGCGCCGCGCCAGCGCATAGGCGCGCACCTCGCAGGTCTGCTGGTCGACGCCGAAGTTGGCATTGGCCGAGAGCGCGCTGCCCTGGCCGGTTTCGAAGTACATCACGTTGTTGCCGACCGTGCCCCGGTTCAGTGCCAGCGCCGCGGCGTGTGCTTCGGCTAGCAGCTCGGGCGTGACGCCGAAGGACAGGTTCGCCTTCTCGGTGCCCGCGATCGACTGGAACACCAGGTCCACCGGCGCGCCGGCTTCGGCGAGCCTGAGCGTGTTGGTCACGTGCGTGAGCACGCAGCTTTGGGTGGGAATCTCGAAGCGCTGGATCACCTCGTCGAGCATGTGCAGCAGGCGGCCCAGCACCTGCATGCTGTCGGACACCGGGTTGAGGCCGATCACCGCGTCGCCCGCGCCGTAGAGCAGCCCGTCGAGCGTGGAGGCCGCCACGCCGCGCAGGTCGTCGGTCGGGTGGTTGGGCTGCAGGCGCACGGCCAGGTGGCCGGGCAGGCCGATGGTGTCGCGAAAGCGCGTGACCACGCTGCACTTCTTCGCGACCGACACCAGGTCCTGGTTGCGCATGAGCTTGGACACGGCCGCCACCATTTCGGGCGTGAGGCCGGGCGCCAGCGCGGTGAGCGACTCGGTGGTTGCCTGTTCGGAGAGCAGCCAGTTGCGGAAGTCGCCCACCGTGAGGTGCGAGACCGGCGCGAAGGCCTGCGCGTCGTGGCTGTCGATGATGAGGCGCGTGATGTTGTCGCTCTCATAGGGAATCAGCGCTTCGGTCAGGAACTGCTTGAGCGGCGTTTCGGCCAGCACGTGGCGCGCCGCCATGCGCTGCTGCGCGGTGGCCGCGCCGATTTCCGCGAGGTAGTCGCCCGAGCGCGCCGGGCTGGCCACGGCCATGACCTGCTTCAGGTCGTCGAAGACGAAGACCTGGCCAGCGATGGTGGTGCGATAGCGCATCTTTCCTTCTTCTTCACAGGGTACGCGTCGAGGAAAGCATCTCGTCGGGCGCCGCCGCCTTGCGCTGCGCCGATGTCAGCAGGAAATAGCCGTAGGCCGCCGCCATCAGCACCAGGAACAGCAGCGTGAGCATGGCGTTGAACCACACCATGGCGCCTAGGCAGACCACGCCGAGTCCGAGCGCAATGGCGGGAAACACCGGGTAGAACGGCGCGCGGTAGGTGCGCAGCAGGTTCGGTTCGGTGCGGCGCAGCCTGAAGAGCGCGGCCATCGAGATCAGGTACATCACGATGGCGCCGAGCACCGCCATGGTGACGATGTTGGCGGTGAGCGTCTGCCCGCCGAACTGCACCCACTCATCGCTGAAGATGGCCACCACGCCGATCACGCCGCCCGCCAGCAGCGCGCGGTGCGGCGTGTCGAAACGCGGGCTCAGGCCGGCGAAGTAGCGCGGCAGGTAGCCCGCGCGCGCCAGCGCGAAGATCTGGCGCGAGTAGCCCATGATGATGCCGTGGAACGAGGCGATCAGCCCGAACAGGCCGATCCACACCAGCATGTGCAGCCAGCCGCTGTTGTCGCCCACCACCGCCTTCATGGCCTGCGGAAGCGGGTCGTTGATGTTGGCGAGCTTGCGCCAGTCGCCCACGCCGCCCGCGAAGATCATCACGCCGAAGGCCAGCACCACCAGCGTGACGATGCCCGTGGTGTAGGCGATGGGAATGGTGCGGTGCGGGTCGCGCGCTTCCTCCGCGGCCATGGCCGCGCCTTCGATGGCCAGGAAGAACCAGATCGCGAACGGTATCGACGCGAAGATGCCCGAGATGGCCGCGCCGTTGAGCACGCTGCCGCCGGCCCAGCCGTTGGCAACGAAGTTGGCCATGGTCCAGCCCGGCGTGACCACGCCCATGAACACCAGCAGCTCGACGATGGCCAGCACCGTCACGAACAGCTCGAAGGCCGCCGCAATGCCGATGCCGACCCAGTTGAGCGCTATGAAAATCACGTAGGCACCCAGCGCGAACCACTTCGGGTTGATGCCCGGGAACTGCACGTTGAGGTAGGCGCCGATCGCCAGCGCAATGGCCGGCGGCGCAAAGACGAATTCGATCAGCGTGGCAAAGCCCGCCACGAAGCCGCCCGTCGGCCCGAAGGCGCGCCGCGCATAGGCGAAGGGACCGCCCGCATGCGGGATGGCGGTGGAGAGCTCGGTGAAGCTGAAGATGAAGGTGGTGTACATCGTGGCCACCAGCACCGTGGCCACCAGGAAGCCGAGCGTGCCGGCGGTATTCCAGCCGTAGCTCCAACCAAAGTACTCACCCGATATGACCAGGCCCACGGCAATGCCCCAGAGCTGGACCGGGCCGAGGACCTTCTTCAGATGGCCGGTGCCGGCCGGAACAGCGGCTGCGGCCGGCGTGACTGCGGTGGACTGCATGGGGCTTCCTCTTTTTGCGGATGTTGACAGTGCGTATCCAGCAAAGCAAGGCCCGTTCCATCGCTGGCCATAATCGTGCTTTTCCAATCTCCCGAGGTGTTCAGTGAAGTCTTCCTCTTCTTCGTCTCTCTTCTGTGCCGCTCTTCTCTCGCTGTGCGCGGTGTCCACCGCCTGGGCGCAATCGGCGCCCGTCACCACGCCGAGCGGCCTGGTCTACCAGTCGCTGAAGGAAGGCTCCGGCGCATCGCCCGCCGCAACCGACGTGGTCAAGGTGCACTACCGCGGCACCTTCCCCGACAGCGGCAAGGAATTCGACAGCTCCTACAGCCGCGGCGAACCCACCGAGTTTCCGCTCAACGGCGTGATCCCGTGCTGGACCGAGGGCGTGCAGAAGATGAAGCCCGGCGGCAAGGCCAAGCTGACCTGCCCGCCGGCCATTGCCTACGGTTCGCGCGGCGCGGGCGGCGTGATTCCGCCGAATGCCACACTGAATTTCGAAGTCGAGTTGGTGTCCGTCAAGAAGCGCTGATCGAGGCCGGCGTCCCCGGGGTGGCTTGCGTCGGGGTCTCGATGGCGGCGAGGGCGGCGTCGAGGCTTTTCACGCTGTCTTGAGCGTCGGAGTGAATTGAATGGTGGCTTCGCAGAGCGCCCAGGCGCCGGCCGATTGCATGAAGCGATCGGCCGCCTGCAGCTGGGTGGCGCAGATCCATTCGTCGGGCTGGTGCGCCTGGGCGATGGAGCCGGGCCCGCACACCACCGTTGAAATGCCGGCCTGCTGGAAGAAGCCCGCCTCGGTGCCGAACGGCAGGTCCGCCTCCGGCCAGAGCGCGCCGAGTTCGCGCGCGGTAGAGACCGCTGCGTCGTTGTTGCGCGTGGACAGCGCTGGCACGCCGGCGGTCTGCAGGGCCTCGACCGTGATACCGATGGGAAGGTCCGCCAAGGCATCGCGGACCGCATCGCGCACGAGCGCTGCCGCCGTTTCATCGTGCGGGCGGAACTCCCACAAGACCTCGCAGCAGCCCGGCACGATGTTGATGGCCGTGCCGCCCTCGATCCGGCCGATGTTGAGCGTGGCCTCGCTGCCCTGCCTGGCAAAGCTTCGCCGCAGGCCGGCCAGGCGTGTGACCAGGTAGGCGGCGGGCTCGATCGCGCTGGCACCGAGCGAGGGGTCGCTCGAGTGCGCGGGCAGTCCGCGGAAGATCGCCCGGTGCCCGAAGAAGCCGCGGTGCCTGACGCCGATGCGCATCTCGGTCGGCTCGCCGATGATGGCCAGCGCAGGCGCCTGCACCTGCGTGTTCAAGCGGCTCACGAGCCGGGGAACGCCCAGGCACCCGATCTCTTCGTCATAGGAGAAAGCGAGGTGGATCGGCCGGCGCAGCGGCCGCTGCTGCCACGACGGAACTGCCGACAGGCAGGCGGCGATGAAACCCTTCATGTCCGCCGTGCCACGGCCGTGGAAGCGGCCGTCGCGTTCGGCCAGCGTGAAGGGGTCGGAGCGCCAGTTCTGGTCGGCCACCGGCACGACGTCGCTGTGCCCCGAAAGCACCATGCCGCCGGCCGTGTCGGGGCCGATGCTGGCCAGCAGGTTCGCCTTGCGTTCGTCCGCGCTGTGCACGAGGTGCACTTTCACGCGGTGCGACGCGAGGTAGTCGGCAATCCAATGGATCAGTTGCAGGTTCGATCGGTGCGAGGTTGTGTCGAACGCCACCAGGGTCCGAAGGATCTCGACGGTGGTCATGCGGCACCCGCAGGGTCGAAGCCGTCGCGCTCCGAGGCCATCCGGATCAGGCCACCGGCGTTGATCACGAAATCCGGTGCGTACAGGATCTCCCTGCCGCGCAACTGTGCGCCGTGCTCGTCGCGGGCCAGCTGGTTGTCCGTGTCATGAATGGCGATGATGACGTGCAACCCGACGCTATCGTCGCAGACGAAGACGATCTGCTCGTGGTTCTTGAAATGTTCAGGGTCTGTGAGTTTCATGTAGGCGGAAACGCAAGATAGGTACAGCAGAAGGCGGTGCAGATATAGCAATAGCGCCACGGGACGAACATCGCGGCTTGCTAGGAGGAATAATTGAGTCATGTGATGGCCTCGCTGTGGACTTAGCATGACAGGGGAGGACGCCGCGATATTGGTGAAAATTTGAAGCTGTGAATATCAGGCGCGGGATGGCAGCATGGCGTGTGCAGCCGTGGTCGATCACATCGATTCGAACAGCCTTCGGTACTCGTCAAGTACAAAGTTTCGCAGTGAAAGTTGATGGCTGGATTCAATCGATATCCCATTCGATGAGAATTCTAATTTTTCAAAACCCATCCAAGATTCGATTTGAAGTTTGATTGACGATGCGAAAAAATTTGCATCAATGTCTTCGGTGCCAGAGAGAATTTCAGGGAGTTTTGGCTCGCCATGAGGAATCAGGCAAGTCCAGATAAGCCCGAGGTGTTCAATGGATGGAAACAGCGCCACGCTGAAGCATTCCGGGGCTTTGGGCGCGAGTTTCTCCGGCACCTTGCGGCACAGGCCATCGGACCCGAAGCGCAGGCCGTGGTAGGCGCACACCAGTTCGTCGCCTTCGATGCGCCCCGCGCTCAGCGGCAGCCCGCGGTGCGGACACACGTCGCGGGCGATGCGAATGCCGTTGGGCATGCGGTAGATGGCCAGTCGCAGATTCAGCAGGGTCAGCTGCCTCGGCTTTGCCGCCACCGCGTCGACACGGGCGACTGGAAACCACTGCCTTGCCAGCACGGGCCAGTCTCCCTCGGCAAACGTGCAGTTCGGCGGCCGGAACCCATCGGGCAGAGGCAGGGCGCGCGGGGAGGGCGGTTCCATGGGCTGCGCCGCCTACTTGACCAGGCCGACCCGAATCCTGCGGTTGTGCTGCCCCTTGTTCTCGATCTTCAGGATGCGCAGCGGTGCCGATTGCGAGGTCTTCGACAGATGGGTGCCGCCGCAGGCCTGCCGGTCCAGCCCCACGATCTCGATGATGCGCGTGGTGCCGTCGTCCTGGCTCGGCGGTGCCACGGACCGGCTGCGCAGCACCCCGGGCTCGCGCGCGAGTTCGGCCGCGTTGAGGTACACCGCATTCACCTGCAGTCCGTCCGAGATGAGGGTGTTGAGCTCGGGCTCGAGCTTGCGCAGCTCGTTGTTGTCGACTTCGGGCAGGTCGAAATCGATGCGGGCCGTGCCGTCGGCTGCCATTTGCACGCCCGTGACCAGCGAGCCCTCGAAACGCTGATAGACAAGCGCATTGAGGATGTGCAGGCCCGTGTGCAATTGGCTCATCATGGAACGGAACTCCCGGTCCACACTGACGGTGACCCTGTCGCCGGGCACCGCTCCGATATCGGCCTCGTCGAAGCAATGCCACGCATTGCCGCCTTCCGCTTCGATCCGGCTGATCTTTAATTCGCCGCCATTCCATTGCAGCGTGCCGCGGTCCGCCAATTGGCCGCCACCGCCCGGGTAGAAGAAAGAGCGGTCCAGGAGAACGGCATTCGGGCGGCGTGCGATGACGTCGGCGTCGAAGTTGAAGCAATCGGGCTGGGTATGGCAAAGGTAGCGTGACATGATTCTTGATTTGCAAGATGCCTATGAAAAACGGCGGGCCGTGACGATGCCGGCAAGAATGATCGCGCCTCCCACGAATTCAGTAATGCTCAGGTATTCGTGGAATAAATAGGCGCCGAACACGGTGGCAATCACCGGCTGCACCAATAGCGTGATCGAAGAAAGTGCGGCCGGCAGCTTGGCCAGCGCATAGGCAATAAGGCCTTGGCCCCCGACATGGGACACCACCGCCAGCGCCAGCAGCATCAACATGCCGTGCGCCGTGTGCGGAACCAGCGATTCGCCGCGCCACAGCGTGATGGGCAAAAGAACGATCAGCGTGCCGACGCTGCTCCATGCCATGACGGTCATCGTCCGGTAATTCGAGCGCACGAGGCTGACCGCCAGAAGGTATGAGCCGTAGAAGACGGCCGTCAACAGCCCCAGCAGATTTCCCGTCATGTAATTCGAGCCGAAATCGAGCCGATGGCCGATCAGGATGAATGCGCCCGCCAATGCGAATAGCATGCCGAACAGAAAACCGGAATTGAATTTTTTCCCCAGGAACAAATTGGAGCCGAGCACCACGAAGATCGGGGCAAGATTGGCCAGCAGATTCGAATTGGCCAGCGTGGTCAGCGTCATCGACCAGTGATAGAGCGCCAGGTTTCCCGAGAAAATGAATCCGACAAGAATGAGCTTGATCGGAATGGCCGGCATCTTTTCGGCTGCCGGTCCGCTCGTGCTCACGGGCTCGGCTCTTGCCGCAAGCATATCAAGCAGGAAGAAAATCGGAATTGCCAGCGCCACCCGATAGACCGCGCTTGCGGTCGGGGGCAATTCACTGTGGCGAAGAAAAACGCCGCCCAGCGCCAACGCCGCCGCGCCAAGCAGAAGCGCAACGAAAGAAAGGAAATTGTTTTTTGAAGCAGCAGGTAGTGCAATGGTCGTCATGGTTGATTCCAGCACGACCGAGTCTCCATCGGTCGTGCCAGTCGGTTTGTTTTTGGTATCAAATAAAATCCTCAGGGTTGAAGCGCTAATGCCCTTCAAATCCCTCGATCACCATCAGCTGCATGTCGACTGCAGCATCCTTTCGCAATCCTCGCGCAAAGGTATATTCCGGTGACTCGTAAAATTTTCTCGCCGCATCGGCAGATTTGAATTCGACAAGAACCACGCGTCGGTCGTCCAGAGCGCCTTCCAGATGCATGCGCTCGCCTCCCCGTGTGAGAAATTTGCCTCCGAATTTTTCTATGATTCTGGGCGTGAGTTGCTTGTATTCGTTGTATTGATCCGGATCCACAATGGACATCCGGCCAATCAGATAGGCGACCATATCGCAACCTGACTCGGTGTTTGAAACGCTGTTCAAGCGCAAAAGCTGTAGAGCCGCGCGCTATACATAGGCCAGTTGTTTTCTTTCCTGGGCCACGCCGGATTGCAGCAATGCCGCATCCAGAACGTCCCAGAGGCCGGTCAGCGAATCGAGGAAATCGTCCGCGCCTTCGATCACAAGGTGGGCATATTCCGTCTTCAAGGCGAGTTCGACCGCGGTGCGGGCGTTCTGCTCATGATGCTGCTCGGCGCCGACTTCGCCCCAGTGCTCCAGCAGGTAGTGCATTTCGGGCACTTCGAGGTCCGCGTTGTAAATGCCACTGTCCACGAGGCAATATTTTTCGCCCGGAATCAATTGCTGATTCGAGATCATTTCCAGCGCGAGCGTCGTACCGAGATTCCGGTAGGTGTTCTCGATGTCCGTCATCTTGCGGCCATCGAAGACGCCAATGGCCTTTCGAACCTGCGCGGTCATTCCGGTCTCCATGTCGTAGCCGGGCAAGGAGCCGAGCAATTGATTGGAGAAATCCTTGAGCTTGGCTTCGACCTGAGCCTGATTGTAGAGGTCCGAAAACACGGGTTTCTCGGCCGATTGATTGACGATGTAACCCGCCATTGTCGCCAACTCCGGCCCATGGCCCGACTCGCTCTCGATAATTTCCTCGAGCAATTCGCTCTGCTCGTGAAGCCCGTGTGCCTTGAGTGCATCCGGAAAATTCCATCCCGGACGAGTCGATGCGCAAAAGCTCTGGATCTGGTGGAAAAGGGCTCCCACAACAGGAGGCTCGGGTTCGACCTTGACCCAATTCTTGAAAATTGGGTGCGAATAGCATCGATGACTTTTAACTCTATCAATCAGTTCGGAAATGGTAACGCTCATTTCGTGCTCCTAATTACAGTTCGTTAAAAAATGCCGTGGAAGTTTGTTACTTGCTTGCCATCAACATGCGCCCTCCAGGGTGATCCAGTACTTCGACCCGCACATTCGTAAAGCCTGCGCGGAACAATTTTTCAGTCCATTCTTCTTCGCTCAGAAGCTTTCTGGACATGAAATGGTTATGCAAATGATTGAACGCCGCGGCGAATGGCTTTTCCCAATTGGACGGCGCAACCGGAATGGCATCCACGATGATCAGCGTGCCCTTGATGGCGTGGGCGGCGCAGGCGCGCAGCAGGGCGTCGAGGGTTTCTTCCTCGGCAGGAAGAAGATCGTGCATGACGAATCCTGCGTGGATGATGTCCGCGTCCTTGATGAGGGAGGCGTCTTCCACCAGAACCTGGATAGGGGCGGTGACGAATTGCAGCCTGTCGCTCATGCCCGCTTCACCGGCGGCGCGAACGGCTTGTTCGGTGGCCGAGGGGCTGAGGTCGATGCCGACGCCTTTGGAGCCCGGAATCTTCTTGAGCATGCGAATCAGGAATCCGCCAGAACCGGACCCAAGGTCCACGATTTTCCTGGGAGCCATGGCAACAATGGCATTTTCGGGCTGCGGATAAAAGGATTTCTCGCCCATCCATTTCGATGTGCGCGCAACCAATCCGCCGCTGCGGGGGTATTTGATTTGCGCCTCCTCGTTGTTTTCCGAGAATTCCTTGGCATTGTTGATCAAGGGGGCGCAGGCGCGCAGTGCCCAGGAGAGATATCCGACTTCGTTGATCAATTCGTCAAAATTGCTGCCGGCCTTGTAGGTTGCCGGTGCTCCCGTGCTCAGCACCTCGATGATGCCTGCCTTGCTCAGGGAATCGAGGTAGGCGGAAATCACGGACTCCTTGATTCCACAGGACCTGGACGCGGTAGCGGCGTCCACGACCGGCGAATTCTGGAGAATTTCGATGATTCCGTATTCGGCACCTATTTCAAGCAGGATGGCGGAGCCTGCGAGGGAAGAGCCGGTAAGGCTGCGATCGACATTTTGCATGGGTCACCTGTGAGTTCAACGTCATTGAAAACCAATTGATTACTGTGTGCAGGGCTGCAAACCATTTAGCTGCACGATAAAGAACCTCCGGGCACCCGTATTGGTAAAAATTGCAGTTGCAGTCCACTGCGCCAGAAAGCGGATGCGCGCATGGAACCCGCTGCCCGGGCGCAGCGAAAAAAAGAAGCAGGGGGGTTCAGCCCGCGGCGCGAGCGCCGGGGGTGGGAGTCCTCAGCAGATCCGGGCGCGCACGTACTGCAGCGGCGTCATGCCGAAGGTGCGTTTGAAGTGCCTGGTGAGGGCGCTCTGGTCGTAGAAGCCGCTCGCGATGGCGGCTTCGATCAGCGGCCGGCCGTCTGCGAGGTGACGGATGGCGGCCCGCAGGCGCAGCTGCGTCAGGTAGGTGTGGGGCGTCAAGCCGATCGTGCGGTTGAAGGCGCCGATCAGTTGAAATGGCGTCAGCCTGGCCGCTGCCGCCATCTGTTCGAGCGTCAATCGCTCCGAGAAGGCGTCGCGCAGCAGTTCGAGCACCGGCGCGAGCACGCGCGCATCCGTGGGCGCCTGGAGCACGCGTTGCCCCGGCTGCGCATGGCTATGGAAGAGCGTGCCGAAGCTGTGAACGAACAACTCCTGCTGCCGCAGCGGGTCCCACTGCGCGCCGTGGCCGTCGAACGCGCGGTGAAGCTCCAGAAAGCTGGCGATGAGGTCCGGGTCGTCGAAGGTGTTGGACCCGAAGTACCGGGGCTGATCGATCCCCAGCGTGGCCATCAGGTGCCTGATGCCCGGCTCGGCCAGGTAGACGGCGCGGTACCGCCAGCGCGCGCTGCCACCCATGCGGCCCGAATGGGGCTCGGCCGGGTTGAAGACGAGCAGCGCCTGCTGGTGGGCCATGCCAGTGCGGCCGCGGCTCTTGAACTCCGCGCCGCCGGTCTCGGTGACTGCGATGACGTAGGAATGGTGCACGTGCGGTGCATATTCGTGCGTGGTGAAGTCCGCATGCAGCATGTCCATGCCCGGCATGCCGGGCACATGCCAGTAGCGCGATGTATTCAGCGGGTCCAGCTTGGCCAACGAAAACCTCCGTCTGGATGAGCAGCTGCAACGGCTTGGGGGCGTTCCACCGATGGCATGGCACCCGATGGTGAGCCAGGTCGCGGGACTTGGAGTCAAGCAAAGGCTGTGCCATTTCATCGGTGCACCGGATGCCCGACCCCGGCGAAGATCAGATTCACGAATCGCGCGAAATGCTTCACCATGCCCGCAGCGCAATCACTCGCTGGATGGAGACCGTATGAACATGCCTCTCGAGAGCACCGTACCGGAGTTTCAGTCGGCCCTGGGCGACGGCACCGATACGCACAAGGTATTCAACCAGGCCGAT
This genomic window from Variovorax paradoxus contains:
- a CDS encoding helix-turn-helix domain-containing protein, coding for MPRSSNSLSALPQQTAEPLRNLGLRLRAHRVHRGWTIAEMAERLLCSPTTLRSLESGKPATSIGLLAHALWLFGEIDSLDALAPAPVGLAARRRVRRSAARGPAGVIAEDERDF
- the eat gene encoding ethanolamine permease; amino-acid sequence: MQSTAVTPAAAAVPAGTGHLKKVLGPVQLWGIAVGLVISGEYFGWSYGWNTAGTLGFLVATVLVATMYTTFIFSFTELSTAIPHAGGPFAYARRAFGPTGGFVAGFATLIEFVFAPPAIALAIGAYLNVQFPGINPKWFALGAYVIFIALNWVGIGIAAAFELFVTVLAIVELLVFMGVVTPGWTMANFVANGWAGGSVLNGAAISGIFASIPFAIWFFLAIEGAAMAAEEARDPHRTIPIAYTTGIVTLVVLAFGVMIFAGGVGDWRKLANINDPLPQAMKAVVGDNSGWLHMLVWIGLFGLIASFHGIIMGYSRQIFALARAGYLPRYFAGLSPRFDTPHRALLAGGVIGVVAIFSDEWVQFGGQTLTANIVTMAVLGAIVMYLISMAALFRLRRTEPNLLRTYRAPFYPVFPAIALGLGVVCLGAMVWFNAMLTLLFLVLMAAAYGYFLLTSAQRKAAAPDEMLSSTRTL
- a CDS encoding type II toxin-antitoxin system HipA family toxin, whose product is MISDEAGDERRIYVGLARHTGDEVQPAGLMKLVRRGVVESGEFAYGRRYLEDPPAMPLNPEHLPLRDAAFALPERRIREGGAMPLTLRDALPDSWGRKVLEIRHGNPLSDVDALLLTNEDRIGAMVFAEALPIRSEEPPSMLWSLEELAEASRRVEEGMEIGPDMHLLLRGGSLGGARPKAAFAHEGRRYIAKFSSRGDDHDVEVIEAATLWLASACGIDVPAFLLQPLAFGHALLVERFDRTGPVDDEQRHHYLSASALLDVPYESSRGSYVELAQLLRRISGRPQEDLTELFRRLVFNLAVGNSDDHVKNHGALRQGDGLWRLAPAFDLVMQLGGHTGYQELAILPGQHASSLALARTAAPHFGLGAADVDDIIRRTEETVSVQAAASVEAAGGNRELVRRVAAFIEQQYDRIRAQGL
- the eutC gene encoding ethanolamine ammonia-lyase subunit EutC translates to MSSSIDPVTPNPWAQWRSATPARLALGRAGAGMPTDETLRFGWAHAMARDAIHAALDVDALEATLREQHWEVARARSRAEDRTTYLRRPDLGRQLDPADAQRLRAAAKSDCDVCLVIGDGLSSLAVARHAAPLLAALRPQLPPETRFAPVVIATQARVALADEVGELFGAALSVMLIGERPGLSSPDSLGIYLTHSPKRGRHDAERNCISNVRPEGLPCEAAAFKLAWLMREALRRGLTGVGLKDESDLAVLEPGRRGPSLPG
- a CDS encoding FKBP-type peptidyl-prolyl cis-trans isomerase, coding for MKSSSSSSLFCAALLSLCAVSTAWAQSAPVTTPSGLVYQSLKEGSGASPAATDVVKVHYRGTFPDSGKEFDSSYSRGEPTEFPLNGVIPCWTEGVQKMKPGGKAKLTCPPAIAYGSRGAGGVIPPNATLNFEVELVSVKKR
- the argE gene encoding acetylornithine deacetylase, with translation MTTVEILRTLVAFDTTSHRSNLQLIHWIADYLASHRVKVHLVHSADERKANLLASIGPDTAGGMVLSGHSDVVPVADQNWRSDPFTLAERDGRFHGRGTADMKGFIAACLSAVPSWQQRPLRRPIHLAFSYDEEIGCLGVPRLVSRLNTQVQAPALAIIGEPTEMRIGVRHRGFFGHRAIFRGLPAHSSDPSLGASAIEPAAYLVTRLAGLRRSFARQGSEATLNIGRIEGGTAINIVPGCCEVLWEFRPHDETAAALVRDAVRDALADLPIGITVEALQTAGVPALSTRNNDAAVSTARELGALWPEADLPFGTEAGFFQQAGISTVVCGPGSIAQAHQPDEWICATQLQAADRFMQSAGAWALCEATIQFTPTLKTA
- a CDS encoding ethanolamine ammonia-lyase subunit EutB, whose translation is MRYRTTIAGQVFVFDDLKQVMAVASPARSGDYLAEIGAATAQQRMAARHVLAETPLKQFLTEALIPYESDNITRLIIDSHDAQAFAPVSHLTVGDFRNWLLSEQATTESLTALAPGLTPEMVAAVSKLMRNQDLVSVAKKCSVVTRFRDTIGLPGHLAVRLQPNHPTDDLRGVAASTLDGLLYGAGDAVIGLNPVSDSMQVLGRLLHMLDEVIQRFEIPTQSCVLTHVTNTLRLAEAGAPVDLVFQSIAGTEKANLSFGVTPELLAEAHAAALALNRGTVGNNVMYFETGQGSALSANANFGVDQQTCEVRAYALARRYKPLLINTVVGFIGPEYLFDGKQIIRAGLEDHCCGKLLGLPIGCDICYTNHAEADQDDMDNLLVLLGTAGINFIMGIPGADDVMLNYQSTSFHDALFLRQTLGLKRAPEFEAWLQRMQITNAAGQLAPPSANRLLADMSGLTALAP